In one Bacteroidia bacterium genomic region, the following are encoded:
- a CDS encoding helix-turn-helix transcriptional regulator, whose product MKDRIAKFLKAENISSSKFADEIGVQRSSISHIIAGRNNPSLELIQKILNRFDKINPDWLILGKGEMYRPGKGIPTLFDQGFVETPVNSKILKPEEVIEPIKVEQKVDNKIDNSNFSTEPKINNPVKIKAVDRMFIIYNDGTFETYSPSN is encoded by the coding sequence ATGAAAGATAGAATTGCGAAATTTTTGAAGGCAGAAAATATTTCATCGTCAAAGTTTGCTGATGAGATCGGAGTACAACGTTCAAGTATTTCTCATATCATTGCCGGAAGAAATAATCCGAGTCTTGAGCTTATACAAAAAATTTTAAATCGTTTTGATAAAATAAATCCCGATTGGTTAATTTTAGGAAAAGGAGAAATGTATCGACCCGGAAAAGGAATTCCTACTTTATTTGACCAAGGATTTGTAGAAACTCCTGTGAATTCTAAAATATTGAAACCTGAAGAGGTTATTGAGCCTATAAAAGTGGAACAAAAGGTTGATAATAAAATAGATAATTCTAATTTTTCAACTGAGCCTAAAATCAATAATCCAGTAAAAATAAAAGCAGTCGATAGAATGTTTATTATTTATAATGATGGAACATTTGAAACTTACTCACCTTCCAATTAA
- a CDS encoding L-serine ammonia-lyase, iron-sulfur-dependent, subunit alpha, translated as MQSIKSIFRIGHGPSSSHTMGPLRAAKIFKEKNINCNSYKVTLYGSLAATGKGHFTDAAIINEFKPIPTEIIWKPKEFLPEHPNGLTFEAIDNNGNTADSWTTFSIGGGALWEDNLNSPTQIYPHKNMHEILHYLNSTGKTYWEYVEEFEGPEIWIYLTEVWEAMKNSIHNGLENDGVIPGSLHLSRKAALYFTRSQGFTGSLKRKTLLFSYALAVSEENASCGKVVTAPTCGSCGVLPAVLYHISKDYEMPDSKILKALATAGIFGNVIKTNGSISGAEVGCQGEIGSACAMAAAAATKLFGGTPPQIEYAAEIGLEHHLGLTCDPIGGFVQIPCIERNAFAATRALDASAFAILSDGHHYISFDKVIETMLQTGHDLPSLYKETSIGGLAAIVKESDDE; from the coding sequence ATGCAATCAATAAAAAGTATTTTCAGAATCGGACATGGTCCATCAAGTAGCCATACCATGGGACCACTTAGAGCTGCAAAAATCTTTAAAGAAAAGAATATTAATTGCAATTCGTATAAGGTAACATTGTATGGGAGTCTTGCTGCTACTGGTAAAGGTCATTTTACAGATGCAGCAATTATTAATGAATTTAAACCTATTCCAACAGAAATTATTTGGAAACCAAAAGAGTTTTTGCCTGAACATCCTAATGGATTAACCTTTGAAGCTATTGATAATAATGGAAACACAGCAGATTCATGGACAACTTTCAGTATTGGTGGTGGAGCATTATGGGAAGATAACTTAAATTCTCCTACTCAAATTTATCCACACAAGAACATGCATGAAATTTTGCATTACTTAAATAGTACAGGAAAAACTTATTGGGAATATGTAGAAGAATTTGAAGGCCCTGAGATTTGGATATATCTTACAGAAGTATGGGAAGCAATGAAAAATTCTATTCATAACGGGTTAGAAAACGATGGAGTTATACCTGGATCCCTTCACCTGTCGAGGAAAGCTGCGCTTTATTTTACCCGTTCGCAAGGTTTTACTGGAAGCTTAAAACGTAAAACTTTACTTTTCTCATATGCTTTAGCTGTTTCTGAAGAAAATGCTTCATGTGGAAAAGTTGTTACAGCCCCTACCTGCGGATCATGTGGAGTGTTACCAGCTGTACTATATCATATTTCTAAAGATTATGAAATGCCGGATAGTAAAATATTAAAGGCGTTGGCTACAGCAGGAATATTTGGGAACGTTATTAAAACAAATGGCTCAATATCCGGAGCAGAAGTTGGCTGTCAGGGCGAAATTGGCTCTGCATGTGCAATGGCAGCTGCTGCAGCGACAAAATTATTTGGAGGAACACCACCTCAAATTGAATATGCTGCTGAAATCGGTTTAGAACATCACCTTGGTTTAACCTGCGATCCTATTGGTGGTTTTGTACAAATTCCTTGCATTGAGCGTAATGCTTTTGCAGCTACCCGTGCACTTGATGCTTCAGCATTTGCAATACTTTCAGACGGGCATCACTATATAAGTTTTGATAAAGTAATAGAAACAATGTTGCAAACCGGACACGATTTACCAAGCCTTTATAAAGAAACATCAATTGGTGGATTGGCTGCTATTGTTAAGGAAAGTGATGATGAATAA